In the genome of Streptomyces sp. NBC_00433, the window ACCGAGATCCCCGACCCCGTCCACCCCGGCTTCCCCATCGCCGAGGTCGCCGCCGACGGCTCCAGCGTCATCACCAAGCACCCCGGCACCGGCGGGGCCGTCACCGTCGGCACCGTCACCGCCCAGCTGCTCTACGAGATCGGCCGGCCGCGCTACCTCAACGCCGACGTCGTCGCCCGCTTCGACACCGTACGGCTCGACCAGCAGGGACCCGACCGGGTCGCGGTCGGCCGGGTCATCGGCGAACCCGCGCCCGCCACCCTCAAGGTGTGCCTCAACCACCGCGGCGGCTACCGCAACGCGGCCACCTTCGTACTGACCGGCCTCGACCTCGACGCCAAGGCCGACTTCGCCGAGGCCACCCTGCGCGACGCCACCGGCGGCCCCGCCGCCTTCGCCGACTACGACCTGCGGCGCGAGCACGGCGGGGCCTGCGACCGGCTGACCGTCACCGTCAAGGACCCCGACCCCGAGGTCGCGGGACGCGGCTTCTTCACCGCCGTCGCCGGCTCCGCGCTCGCCGGCTACCCCGGCCTGCTCCTGGAGCACGCCACCGCGCGGGCCACCGAATACGGCGTCTACTGGCCCGCGCTGGTCCCCGCCGACGAGGTCACCGCGGTCACCGTCCTCGCCGACGGCACCCGGCTGCCGGTGCCGCGGCCGCCCACCGCCGACCCCGCGTCACCCTCCGCGCTGCACGCCCCGCCCGGCGACGACGCCGTCCCGCCGCAGCCGCAGCTCACCGCCGTCCTCGACAGCCCGCCCCCGCACCCCGGCCGCCCCGACCCGTACGACCCGATGCTCGCCCGCACGGTACGGCTGCCGCTCGGCACCCTGCTCGGCGCCCGCTCCGGCGACAAGGGCGGCGACGCCAACGTCGGCCTGTGGGCCTGCGACGACCGGACCTACCTGTGGCTGCGCGACTACCTCGACATACCGCGGCTGCGCGCACTGCTGCCGGAGAGCGCCCGGCTGCCCGTCAGCCGCTACGAGCTGCCCAACCTGCGGGCCGTCAACTTCGTGGTCCACGGGCTGCTCGGCGACGGCGTCGCCGCGTCCACCAGCGCCGATCCGCAGGCCAAGGCGCTCGGCGAGCGGCTGCGCGGCTGC includes:
- a CDS encoding acyclic terpene utilization AtuA family protein, translating into MTVRREPLRIANCSGYYGDRLSAALEMVEGGPIDVLTGDYLAELTMLLLWKARQRDPATGYALSFLAQMRDVLGTCLERGIKVVVNAGGLNPAGLAGKLRELAALGGLHPNVAHVEGDDLLDRLPELQARGHDFAHLATGSPLAGSGVQALTANAYLGGWGITEALRSGADVVICGRVTDASLVVGPAAWAHGWALDDWDELAGAVTAGHIIECGTQATGGNYSFFTEIPDPVHPGFPIAEVAADGSSVITKHPGTGGAVTVGTVTAQLLYEIGRPRYLNADVVARFDTVRLDQQGPDRVAVGRVIGEPAPATLKVCLNHRGGYRNAATFVLTGLDLDAKADFAEATLRDATGGPAAFADYDLRREHGGACDRLTVTVKDPDPEVAGRGFFTAVAGSALAGYPGLLLEHATARATEYGVYWPALVPADEVTAVTVLADGTRLPVPRPPTADPASPSALHAPPGDDAVPPQPQLTAVLDSPPPHPGRPDPYDPMLARTVRLPLGTLLGARSGDKGGDANVGLWACDDRTYLWLRDYLDIPRLRALLPESARLPVSRYELPNLRAVNFVVHGLLGDGVAASTSADPQAKALGERLRGCLADIPEHLVDLPRIPYVPLPDE